A single region of the bacterium genome encodes:
- a CDS encoding DUF2075 domain-containing protein, with translation MILYEETIERFNEDVMQNCIADRAAEKYRTYYNRNPGEPEYRSWAISLAILNNSFHYAGLKDNHIIVEYELPYSSRRIDVLLFGHDIDGQENIVIVELKQWSNQHVQDAETDGNVIVNYGQFKKEQPHPALQVQGYYFGLKDFLKIFEENNPPELSASAYLHNYSKKINAILFSPEFSRIIKIFPLFAKEDAVELGRYLKKRLQGGRGQIIYERFARSPIEPSKKLLDHTSEMINKRQIFNLIDEQIAAYNAIMHKVKQLAKTKQKSVVIVKGGPGTGKSVIALEVMGELLRKGIKVMHATGSSAFTNTLKKIVGGERGKNLFKFFFNFTKEPDNSIDILICDEAHRVRKDSNDYGVPFKFKSKNPQIDDLIRPAKLSIFFIDEYQIVRPSEVGSIAMIKETARRFGIDNKNIAEFELKTQFRCSGSDAYLQWLDNILEIQDTEITEFDTRMEFRIFNNPSDMMAEIRKRNKEKPNSARIAAGFCWPWSSPNLDGSLVNDVKIGSFEMPWEKKDQFWKWATDNSGMEQVGTVYTAQGFEFDYIAVIFGKDLVFDPVANKWRAVPENSYDTQVKRNNPNLTNHLKNVYRVLFSRAHKGVYVYFMDKDTEKYFRSHLPEIKQAIQSSRIRKTN, from the coding sequence ATGATTCTTTATGAAGAAACAATTGAGCGATTTAACGAAGATGTAATGCAGAATTGCATTGCGGATCGTGCGGCTGAAAAGTACCGAACATATTACAACCGAAATCCCGGTGAACCCGAGTATCGATCTTGGGCAATTTCGCTTGCAATCCTAAATAATAGCTTCCATTACGCTGGCCTTAAAGACAACCATATAATTGTCGAATATGAACTTCCTTATTCGTCGCGAAGAATTGATGTTTTACTTTTTGGGCATGACATAGATGGACAAGAAAATATTGTGATAGTGGAACTCAAACAATGGTCAAATCAACATGTGCAAGACGCCGAAACTGACGGTAATGTAATTGTTAATTATGGACAATTTAAGAAGGAACAACCACACCCCGCCCTACAAGTACAAGGATATTACTTCGGACTAAAGGATTTTCTTAAGATTTTTGAAGAAAACAACCCGCCAGAGTTAAGTGCATCTGCATATCTGCATAATTATTCAAAGAAAATAAATGCTATTCTTTTTTCTCCAGAATTTTCCAGAATAATTAAAATCTTTCCGCTATTTGCAAAGGAAGACGCCGTTGAATTAGGAAGATATTTAAAAAAACGACTTCAAGGTGGCAGGGGACAAATAATTTATGAGCGATTTGCAAGAAGTCCAATAGAGCCGTCTAAGAAATTACTTGATCATACATCAGAGATGATAAATAAGAGGCAAATTTTTAATTTAATCGATGAGCAAATTGCTGCTTATAATGCGATAATGCACAAAGTTAAGCAGCTTGCGAAAACAAAACAAAAATCAGTAGTAATAGTAAAAGGTGGGCCCGGTACCGGTAAGTCAGTTATTGCGCTCGAGGTAATGGGAGAACTTCTAAGAAAAGGTATAAAAGTTATGCATGCTACTGGTTCGTCCGCATTTACCAATACTCTCAAAAAAATAGTTGGGGGAGAGAGGGGAAAAAACCTTTTTAAATTTTTCTTTAATTTTACAAAAGAACCAGATAATTCTATCGACATATTGATTTGCGACGAAGCTCATCGTGTTCGCAAGGATAGTAACGACTATGGAGTGCCATTTAAATTTAAGTCAAAAAACCCGCAGATAGATGATTTGATAAGACCGGCGAAATTAAGCATTTTCTTTATAGATGAGTATCAAATTGTACGGCCGAGTGAAGTTGGCAGCATTGCGATGATCAAGGAAACTGCTAGGCGTTTTGGTATAGATAATAAAAATATAGCTGAGTTCGAATTAAAAACTCAATTTAGATGTTCCGGCTCTGACGCTTATCTGCAATGGCTAGATAATATTTTAGAAATTCAAGATACGGAAATTACAGAATTTGATACAAGAATGGAATTCCGCATTTTCAATAACCCATCAGATATGATGGCTGAAATTAGAAAACGAAATAAAGAAAAACCAAACTCGGCTCGTATAGCGGCTGGATTTTGTTGGCCTTGGAGCAGCCCCAATTTAGATGGTTCGTTGGTAAACGATGTAAAAATCGGGAGTTTTGAAATGCCCTGGGAGAAAAAAGACCAGTTTTGGAAGTGGGCCACAGATAATTCGGGTATGGAACAAGTCGGTACTGTGTATACGGCACAAGGTTTTGAATTCGATTATATCGCCGTAATTTTCGGCAAAGATTTAGTTTTCGATCCAGTTGCAAATAAGTGGCGGGCGGTTCCAGAGAATTCTTATGATACGCAAGTGAAACGCAATAATCCAAACCTTACGAATCACTTAAAAAACGTTTATCGCGTACTTTTTTCCAGAGCCCATAAAGGCGTGTACGTTTATTTTATGGATAAAGATACAGAGAAGTATTTTAGGAGTCATTTACCAGAAATTAAACAAGCAATCCAAAGTTCGCGAATACGAAAAACAAATTGA
- a CDS encoding nucleotide pyrophosphohydrolase, whose protein sequence is MSDIKKLTEKIIKFRNERDWKQFHNPKDVALSLVLEAGEVVEHFQWKNKEEIDKYIGTNKADIGEELADVLYWVLLMSHDLKIDILDALDKKIKKNEEKYPLKKAKGKYTKYNRL, encoded by the coding sequence ATGTCTGATATAAAAAAACTTACAGAAAAAATTATAAAATTTCGCAACGAGCGAGATTGGAAACAATTTCATAATCCAAAAGATGTCGCGCTTTCGCTTGTTCTTGAAGCTGGCGAGGTCGTGGAGCATTTTCAATGGAAAAATAAAGAGGAGATTGATAAGTATATTGGAACAAATAAAGCCGATATTGGTGAAGAATTGGCAGATGTTTTATATTGGGTTTTATTGATGAGCCATGATCTTAAAATTGATATTCTCGATGCGCTTGATAAAAAAATCAAAAAAAACGAAGAGAAATATCCGCTCAAAAAAGCAAAAGGGAAATATACTAAATACAACAGGCTTTAA